The window CCGAGGACGGCGGCGTTCTCCTCCGACAGCCTGCCGGGGGCGTCGAGCGGAGCGTCGGCGATCAGCTCACGGCTGCGTTCCACCTCCGTCTGCCAGGTCGCCAGCGCCTCCTTGAGGGTCCGGTCCGGGTCGAGGGTGAATCCGAACCCGCCGTGGTCCCCGAACAGCAGCGCCACGTCCTCGCCGGCGAACACGCGGCTGAACCAGTTCCGCTCGATCTCCGCCAGATGCTGGATTAGGCCGATCATCGTCATGGACGAGGGCGCTACGGCCGTCCTGCGCGCCTGCGTGTCGTCGAGGCCCGCGCACTTCAGCGCCAAAGTGGACCGGTGGAAGTCCAACCAGGCCGTCAGCATGGTGCGTTCGTCGGCGTGCGCGGGCGGGACCGGGCGTCCGTCGGGTGTGGTCGTCATGTACGGCACCTTGGCACACGCCACTGACACCGGTCCCGGGCCACGTGGTACGGCGTTCCGGCCGCCTCGTATGCTGCGCGGATGAGCGATCAGAGGATGAACGCGCCCGTGGCGGGCGGCGTCGGGTACGCGGCCGGGGCCGGAGTGCCCGCTCCAGGTGGGCAGCGCACGGGAAGGAGCGCCGGGGCGTCCGTACTCGCCACGCTCTGGGTGCTGCTGGTCGCCTGGGGGATCGCCGCCGGCAACACCGGACTCGCCTATGTCACGCTGGGCATGGACTTCATCCCGATCGCGGCGGGCGTGCTCGGCTGCCTGGTCTTCGTGATCGTGCTGCGGCTGCTCCACAGGGCGTGGTGGCTCGCCGTCCTCTCCGTGGTCCCCGCACTCTTCATTCTCGTCGGGTCCGTCCAGTACGCCCCCGAGGCGGCGCTCGACCGACGTGGCGTCCGCGAGACCGTCACGATCACCGCGGACAGCGCGGCGGGAACGGCGAGCAAGAACCACCGGTTCACACTGGTCGGGCCGGGCGGTGAACTCGACGAGACCCTCGAGTACCGGGGGAGCAACCCCGGTTACCGGGTGGGCGACCGCATCGAGATCCTCCGCGACCCGGAAGGCGCCGTCCCGCTGGAGGACGCCGTGGACGTCGACCCCGAAGGCAGGCTCGGCGGCCTCGTCACGGGAGTCGCCGCATGGACGGGCATGACGCTGCTCGCGGGCTGGCGCGGCCATGTGCGCCGACGGGAGAACCGCCGGGCGTGGAGCGGCACGATCTAGGAAGGCACGGGCGACGGCGGCCCCGTGCGGGACAGGGACTTGGGGACGGCGCCGTCGCAGCCCACCTCGCCGGTCTCCACCTGCGCGCCTCGATGATCTGGCTCAGAGAACTCACCCGGACCACCTGGTGATCGCAACCACATACGCTCCCTAGTGGTACCCCTTCGCCCCGTCAGGCAGTTCCCTCACGATGTGCGCGTGCCCCGCGTGCCGTCCGGTCTCCTCGACGAGATGGATGAGCACCCAGCGGAGGTCGGCGTTGCCGGAGCGACAGTCGGGGTGGCGGCCGACGTCATCCGAAGCGGCCGCGGCCACGATCTCGTTGCTTCGAGCGTACTGGGCCTCGTGCGACGCACACGCGCGGCCGGGAGTGCGCCCCAGCGCTTCGAGAAACCGGATGCGCACCACCGGCCGTCGTTCAGGCCCGGGTGTAGCCGCCGTCGACGAAGAGTT of the Streptomyces aurantiacus genome contains:
- a CDS encoding DinB family protein, coding for MTTTPDGRPVPPAHADERTMLTAWLDFHRSTLALKCAGLDDTQARRTAVAPSSMTMIGLIQHLAEIERNWFSRVFAGEDVALLFGDHGGFGFTLDPDRTLKEALATWQTEVERSRELIADAPLDAPGRLSEENAAVLGEDSVSLRWILIHMIEEYARHNGHADLIREAVDGVTGA